One window from the genome of Pedobacter schmidteae encodes:
- the dapA gene encoding 4-hydroxy-tetrahydrodipicolinate synthase, protein MNKFHGTGVALVTPFNADGTVDYDGLKNLINHLIEGKVEYLVSLGTTGEASTLNKEEKKKIWEFTAEVNNGRLPLVAGIGGNDTAEVCNSIKTFEINGYDAILSASPYYNKPTQEGIYQHYKAISENSALPVLLYNVPGRTASNVSPETTCRLATDFKNIIGTKEASGNFDQFNQIMRDKPADFMLISGDDPVAMPMISLGAVGVISVIGNALPLQLSEMIRLCLKGDYIAALPKHLSLIQFTSMMFAEGNPAGAKAALKHLGICDDHLRLPLVKVSDGLRQAIIAETNKITA, encoded by the coding sequence ATGAACAAATTTCACGGAACAGGCGTAGCATTGGTTACACCTTTTAATGCAGATGGAACGGTAGACTATGATGGGCTGAAAAATCTCATCAACCATTTAATTGAAGGAAAAGTTGAATACCTGGTATCATTGGGTACCACAGGAGAGGCTTCAACACTAAATAAAGAAGAGAAGAAGAAGATATGGGAATTTACAGCAGAAGTGAACAACGGTCGCTTGCCATTGGTTGCCGGTATTGGGGGCAATGATACTGCTGAAGTATGCAACAGCATTAAAACTTTTGAAATAAATGGCTATGATGCCATTCTATCTGCAAGTCCATACTACAACAAACCAACTCAGGAAGGTATATATCAGCATTACAAAGCCATTAGTGAAAATAGTGCACTACCTGTTTTGCTATACAATGTTCCCGGACGTACAGCCAGTAATGTTAGTCCCGAAACTACTTGCAGACTTGCTACCGATTTTAAAAACATCATCGGCACTAAGGAAGCATCTGGTAATTTTGATCAGTTTAACCAGATTATGCGTGACAAACCAGCTGATTTTATGCTGATTTCAGGTGATGACCCTGTGGCCATGCCTATGATCTCGTTAGGTGCTGTAGGCGTCATTTCTGTAATTGGTAATGCTTTACCTTTGCAATTATCGGAAATGATCAGATTGTGTCTTAAAGGCGACTATATAGCTGCCTTACCAAAGCATTTAAGCTTAATCCAATTTACCAGTATGATGTTTGCCGAGGGAAATCCTGCGGGTGCCAAAGCGGCATTAAAACATTTGGGCATTTGCGACGATCATCTTCGTTTACCTTTAGTAAAGGTTTCAGATGGACTGAGGCAAGCCATTATAGCCGAAACCAAT
- the ligA gene encoding NAD-dependent DNA ligase LigA, whose protein sequence is MSLFEVKDKMDALVKELNQHSYNYYVLAMPTIADYTFDQKLEELHQLELAHPEFADPNSPTQKVGGEITKNFTTVKHKWAMLSLGNTYNEQDLRDFDERVKKAIGENFEYVCELKFDGLSISLTYDELKLVRAVTRGDGTQGDDVTTNIKTIHTIPHQLKTADAPSLFEIRGEIFMHRAAFERLNKEREELGELQYANPRNFAAGTVKMQDSKEVAKRPLDCFLYSLNTDKNYFKTHWESLQTLKKWGFNVCEHTKLTNSMDEVLLFIKHWENERFKLSYDIDGIVIKVNSYAQQQELGFTAKSPRWAISYKYKAQEVETILEKVTYQVGRTGAVTPVANLKPVQLAGTTVKRATLHNANEIERLDLHEGDSVFVEKGGEIIPKIINVNLEKRKKDAAPVIYPSTCPECNTPLIRKEGEVAFYCPNDEACPPQIVGKIQHFISRKAMNIDGLGDETIETFYQRGLVAHISDLYTLHEKAGELKTLERFGEKSIENMLKGIELSKQMPFEKVLFGLGIRYVGETVAKKLAFGTKTIDNLIAASLEELTAIDEIGQRIAESIIEYFGKGEHLEQITRLKSYGLQFEAQENEITLQSDKLTGKTFVISGVFENYSREELKNMIESNGGKILSGISAKLNYLVAGDNMGPSKLEKAKKLNVPLISQDDLLELLK, encoded by the coding sequence ATGTCACTATTTGAGGTAAAAGACAAAATGGATGCCTTGGTTAAGGAGCTTAACCAGCACAGTTACAATTATTATGTATTGGCGATGCCAACCATCGCGGATTATACATTTGATCAGAAATTAGAAGAGCTGCATCAGCTGGAACTTGCACATCCTGAATTTGCCGATCCGAACTCACCTACTCAAAAAGTGGGTGGCGAAATCACAAAAAACTTTACTACCGTAAAGCACAAATGGGCCATGCTCTCGTTAGGCAACACCTATAATGAGCAAGATTTAAGGGATTTTGATGAACGTGTAAAAAAGGCCATCGGTGAAAATTTTGAATACGTATGTGAGCTCAAATTTGACGGATTATCCATTAGTTTAACCTACGACGAGCTAAAACTGGTTAGAGCGGTAACACGGGGTGATGGCACACAGGGCGATGATGTAACCACCAATATCAAAACAATACACACCATACCTCATCAACTCAAAACAGCAGACGCCCCTTCATTATTCGAGATCAGAGGTGAAATTTTTATGCACCGGGCGGCCTTTGAACGCCTGAACAAAGAGCGTGAAGAACTCGGAGAGCTGCAATATGCCAACCCCAGGAATTTTGCCGCCGGCACAGTTAAAATGCAGGACTCGAAAGAAGTGGCCAAACGCCCGCTGGATTGTTTCCTGTATTCCTTAAATACCGACAAAAATTATTTTAAAACCCATTGGGAAAGCCTTCAAACCCTAAAAAAATGGGGATTTAATGTTTGCGAACATACCAAACTAACCAATAGTATGGACGAGGTCCTGCTTTTTATCAAACACTGGGAAAATGAGCGGTTCAAGTTGTCCTACGATATAGATGGCATTGTAATTAAGGTGAACAGCTATGCCCAGCAACAGGAGCTCGGCTTTACAGCAAAATCTCCACGATGGGCTATTTCCTATAAATATAAGGCTCAGGAGGTGGAAACCATCCTTGAGAAAGTGACTTACCAGGTGGGCCGTACAGGAGCAGTAACTCCTGTAGCTAACCTGAAACCGGTTCAGCTTGCCGGAACTACAGTAAAAAGGGCCACACTGCACAATGCCAATGAGATAGAACGATTGGATTTGCATGAGGGCGATAGTGTTTTTGTGGAGAAAGGCGGCGAAATCATTCCAAAAATCATCAATGTAAACCTCGAAAAGCGTAAGAAAGATGCAGCACCGGTGATTTACCCATCAACCTGTCCGGAGTGTAACACGCCATTGATCAGAAAAGAGGGAGAAGTTGCTTTTTACTGCCCCAATGACGAAGCCTGCCCACCGCAGATTGTGGGTAAAATTCAGCATTTCATTAGCAGAAAGGCCATGAATATTGACGGATTGGGCGACGAGACTATAGAGACATTTTATCAACGAGGACTGGTTGCCCATATCAGCGACTTATATACCCTCCATGAAAAAGCCGGGGAATTAAAAACTTTGGAGCGCTTTGGCGAAAAATCAATCGAGAACATGCTGAAGGGGATAGAGCTCTCTAAACAGATGCCTTTCGAGAAGGTGTTGTTTGGACTCGGCATCAGGTATGTAGGCGAAACTGTTGCTAAAAAACTGGCTTTCGGTACAAAGACAATTGACAACCTGATAGCCGCTAGTCTGGAAGAACTTACGGCCATTGACGAGATCGGTCAGCGCATAGCCGAAAGTATCATTGAATACTTCGGTAAAGGAGAGCATCTGGAGCAGATTACGCGCTTAAAATCATATGGTTTGCAATTTGAAGCTCAGGAAAATGAAATTACCTTACAAAGTGATAAGTTAACTGGAAAAACATTCGTAATTTCAGGCGTTTTTGAGAACTATAGCAGAGAAGAGCTCAAAAACATGATTGAAAGCAATGGTGGTAAGATATTAAGTGGCATTTCTGCCAAACTTAATTATCTTGTTGCCGGAGATAATATGGGACCATCCAAACTGGAAAAAGCGAAAAAATTAAATGTACCGCTGATTTCACAGGATGATTTATTAGAGCTATTGAAGTAA
- the tyrS gene encoding tyrosine--tRNA ligase, with amino-acid sequence MTNFVEELRWRGMLQDIMPGTEEKLNEGMTSGYIGFDPTADSLHVGHLTQIMTLIHFQRAGHKPYALVGGATGMVGDPSGKSDERNLQTEDMVAHNLAGMKRQLSKFLKFEEGGNGAVMVNNADWFKDMSLFDFIRDIGKHITVNYMMAKDSVKRRLEGDSGLSFTEFCYQLIQGYDFYYLWKHHNCLVQMGGSDQWGNIVTGTELIRRKDSGTAFAVTTNLIKKADGTKFGKTESGAVWLDPDKTSPYKFYQFWLNASDDDTKKWIRIFTLKTQDEIESLESEHDAAPHLRALQKALAEDITVRTHSVEALETAIKTSEFLFGNGSLEFFSTLTEAQVLEIFEGIPQFDISRAELEQGIDAATLLAEKTAVFPSKGEAKKLIQGGGVAINKEKLKGPSDVISVAHLLNNRFIIVQKGKKNYYLLKIN; translated from the coding sequence ATGACCAATTTTGTTGAAGAGCTACGCTGGAGAGGCATGTTACAGGATATCATGCCCGGTACTGAAGAAAAATTAAATGAAGGCATGACCTCGGGGTATATTGGTTTTGACCCAACTGCCGATTCATTGCATGTGGGCCATTTAACCCAAATCATGACATTGATTCATTTTCAGCGGGCCGGACATAAACCTTATGCCTTGGTTGGTGGCGCTACCGGAATGGTGGGCGACCCATCAGGAAAATCGGACGAGCGTAATCTGCAGACAGAAGATATGGTGGCACATAATCTGGCCGGTATGAAGCGTCAGCTTTCAAAATTCCTAAAATTTGAAGAAGGTGGAAATGGTGCCGTAATGGTAAACAATGCCGACTGGTTTAAGGATATGAGCTTGTTTGACTTTATCAGAGATATTGGTAAGCACATTACCGTGAATTATATGATGGCAAAAGATAGTGTCAAAAGACGGTTGGAAGGAGATTCCGGATTGTCTTTTACTGAGTTTTGCTACCAGTTGATACAAGGGTATGATTTTTATTACCTGTGGAAACATCACAATTGCCTGGTACAGATGGGCGGTTCAGATCAGTGGGGTAATATCGTTACCGGAACTGAACTGATCAGAAGAAAAGACTCGGGAACAGCTTTTGCGGTAACCACAAACCTGATCAAAAAGGCAGATGGTACCAAGTTTGGCAAGACTGAAAGTGGTGCAGTATGGCTGGATCCCGACAAAACTTCACCTTATAAATTCTACCAGTTTTGGTTAAACGCCTCCGACGATGATACTAAAAAGTGGATCAGAATATTTACACTTAAAACACAGGATGAAATAGAGTCACTTGAAAGTGAACATGATGCTGCCCCACATTTAAGAGCGTTGCAGAAAGCACTGGCGGAGGATATTACTGTGAGAACGCATTCTGTCGAAGCATTGGAGACTGCAATCAAAACTTCCGAGTTTTTATTTGGGAATGGTTCCCTTGAATTCTTTAGCACTTTAACTGAAGCGCAGGTTCTGGAGATTTTTGAAGGTATTCCACAATTTGATATTTCAAGAGCCGAACTGGAACAGGGAATAGATGCGGCTACCTTACTTGCCGAAAAAACTGCTGTTTTTCCTTCCAAAGGAGAAGCAAAAAAACTAATTCAAGGAGGTGGCGTTGCCATTAATAAAGAAAAATTAAAAGGACCTTCAGATGTGATTTCAGTGGCGCATCTGTTGAATAACCGGTTTATTATTGTGCAAAAAGGGAAGAAAAACTATTATCTCTTAAAAATCAATTAG
- a CDS encoding acyl transferase, translating to MTDLKKQIFSISNVTEFEKTCLAVFNHQAINCQVYKEYISHLRINPKDISSVAKIPYLPISFFKTHEILSTAAVPEIVFSSSGTTGMIQSRHVVTDVSWYEESFNQAFEQFYGKIENTCLLALLPSYLERDGSSLIYMVDALLKQSKHPDSGYFLHNHDELYHKLQKLKSAQQKTILIGVTYALLDFIEQYQLDFPNLIIMETGGMKGKRKEMVREELHQRLQDGFGVNAIHSEYGMTELLSQAYSTGDGIFNCPAWMKISLRDTNDPLSPSPDHKTGGINIIDLANINSCSFIATQDLGRLLPDGSFEVLGRFDNADIRGCNLLVN from the coding sequence GTGACTGATCTGAAAAAGCAAATTTTCTCTATCAGCAATGTGACCGAGTTTGAAAAAACCTGCCTTGCTGTATTTAACCACCAGGCCATCAACTGTCAGGTTTATAAGGAATACATTTCTCATCTAAGGATAAATCCAAAAGACATCAGCAGCGTTGCAAAAATTCCTTACCTGCCTATCAGTTTTTTTAAAACGCACGAAATATTAAGTACTGCGGCTGTTCCTGAAATTGTTTTCAGCAGTTCGGGCACTACTGGAATGATACAAAGCAGGCACGTAGTAACCGATGTAAGCTGGTACGAAGAGAGTTTTAACCAGGCCTTTGAACAATTTTACGGAAAAATAGAAAATACCTGTTTGCTGGCCTTGCTGCCCTCCTATCTGGAACGGGACGGCTCATCTCTGATTTATATGGTTGATGCCCTATTGAAGCAAAGCAAACATCCCGATAGTGGTTATTTCCTGCACAACCATGATGAGTTGTATCATAAGCTTCAAAAATTGAAGTCAGCACAGCAAAAAACGATATTGATTGGGGTAACTTATGCCTTACTGGACTTTATTGAACAATATCAATTAGACTTTCCCAATTTGATTATCATGGAGACAGGAGGTATGAAAGGGAAAAGGAAAGAAATGGTGCGCGAAGAACTTCATCAGAGACTACAAGATGGATTTGGGGTAAATGCCATTCATAGCGAATATGGTATGACAGAACTTCTATCGCAGGCTTATTCCACAGGAGATGGGATCTTTAATTGTCCGGCCTGGATGAAGATCAGTCTGAGGGACACCAATGATCCGCTAAGCCCCTCGCCTGACCATAAAACGGGAGGCATCAACATCATCGATCTGGCTAACATCAATTCCTGCTCATTTATTGCCACTCAGGATCTGGGCAGGTTACTACCGGACGGATCCTTTGAAGTCCTGGGCCGTTTTGACAATGCCGACATCAGAGGCTGTAATTTATTAGTCAATTGA
- a CDS encoding penicillin acylase family protein: protein MMNKVRASICIIVPILLAYTLNTKFGNVPPILKFLNPFTGFWQNAESYTVKAKAKIILKGTHQPVDIAFDDRMIPHIFAQNDHDVYYAQGYITAMHRLLQMDFQTRFAAGRISEVVGKKAIELDRYQRRMGMVFGAERSLEGMMEDPKSKEMILAYTEGINAYVHSLSASQLPIEYKLLDFKPEDWSPLKCALLLKQMSAVLAMGSDEFYMTNIRNKFGNDVVKDLFPDYPFKEDPIIPVGTKWAFNPLPIPPVPAVFNEALTSTLKTKQKEEGIGSNNWALSGSKTASGLPILANDPHLDLTLPSIWYQIQLHAPGLNAYGVSLPGAPGIVIGFNKDIAWGVTNVAADVLDFYQVKFKDNSHKSYWYNNQWKNTSTRIEKIVVRGDKSLLDTVIYTHHGPVVYLQKVQDFAKAKNIPVGNALRWIAHDKSNELKTFYLLNRGKNYDDYRRALTFYTAPAQNFIFASAENDIAITANGKFPLKWKDQGKFILDGSSPQNDWQGWIPATQNPTVKNPPRGFVSSANQSSTDQTYPYYINWEFSPYERGQRINNRLTLMNKATADSIISMQTDNYSIHAENILPTILAMINRPQLNATQKEALSFVSSWDKYYDAKSIAASVFDLWTKRIQFDIWDDEFTIADTPMRYPSRDRTVQLILHEPNSKWIDNVNTPQKETLSDLVNEAFKYSCDSLERKYGPIGKSWEWANLKHTQIQHLAKIPGFGSKVLLTGGGKMTINAQNEGNGPSWRMVVELGKTPKGHGVFPGGQSGNPGSPFYDNMIDKWASGKLYDLFFMQSANDASAKIISHLKISKK, encoded by the coding sequence ATGATGAATAAAGTAAGGGCATCCATTTGCATTATAGTACCTATATTACTGGCCTACACCCTTAACACAAAATTCGGCAATGTGCCCCCCATCTTAAAATTTCTGAACCCTTTTACCGGCTTCTGGCAAAATGCAGAAAGCTATACGGTAAAAGCAAAAGCTAAAATCATCCTCAAAGGGACACATCAGCCGGTAGACATTGCATTTGATGATCGTATGATCCCACACATTTTTGCGCAGAATGATCATGATGTGTATTATGCTCAGGGCTATATCACGGCTATGCACCGCTTGTTGCAAATGGATTTTCAAACCCGCTTTGCTGCCGGTCGTATCTCGGAAGTGGTAGGTAAAAAAGCGATTGAACTAGATAGATACCAACGCAGAATGGGGATGGTTTTTGGGGCCGAGCGCTCTCTGGAAGGCATGATGGAAGATCCTAAGTCTAAAGAAATGATTCTGGCTTATACCGAAGGTATCAATGCTTACGTCCATTCCCTATCCGCCTCGCAACTACCTATAGAGTATAAACTCCTCGATTTTAAACCCGAAGACTGGTCGCCACTTAAATGCGCACTACTGTTGAAGCAAATGTCAGCTGTTCTGGCCATGGGCTCGGACGAGTTTTACATGACCAACATCAGGAATAAATTTGGCAATGACGTAGTTAAAGACCTTTTTCCTGACTACCCTTTTAAAGAAGATCCTATTATTCCGGTAGGCACCAAATGGGCTTTTAATCCGCTTCCAATTCCACCGGTTCCGGCAGTATTTAATGAAGCGCTGACATCAACCCTGAAAACAAAACAAAAAGAAGAAGGAATAGGCAGCAACAACTGGGCTTTGTCGGGTTCGAAAACGGCTTCGGGCTTGCCTATATTGGCCAACGACCCGCACCTCGACCTCACCCTACCGTCAATATGGTATCAGATTCAATTGCATGCTCCAGGTTTAAATGCATACGGGGTATCTTTGCCAGGGGCACCAGGTATTGTGATTGGCTTTAATAAAGACATTGCCTGGGGGGTGACCAATGTAGCTGCCGATGTACTTGATTTTTACCAGGTTAAATTTAAAGACAATAGCCACAAAAGCTATTGGTACAACAATCAATGGAAAAATACCAGTACCAGAATAGAAAAAATTGTTGTTCGCGGGGATAAAAGCCTGCTGGACACTGTTATTTATACCCACCACGGACCAGTAGTATACCTGCAAAAAGTACAAGATTTTGCCAAAGCAAAAAACATCCCGGTAGGAAATGCACTAAGGTGGATCGCACACGACAAATCGAATGAGCTGAAAACATTTTACCTGTTAAACAGAGGAAAGAACTACGACGATTATCGGAGAGCCCTTACCTTTTACACAGCACCGGCACAGAATTTTATCTTTGCTTCTGCCGAAAATGATATTGCCATTACTGCCAATGGCAAATTCCCCCTAAAATGGAAAGATCAGGGTAAATTTATCCTGGATGGCAGCAGCCCTCAAAACGACTGGCAGGGATGGATTCCAGCAACGCAAAACCCAACGGTTAAAAATCCTCCGCGGGGTTTCGTCAGCTCGGCAAATCAAAGCTCTACCGATCAGACCTACCCCTATTATATCAATTGGGAGTTTAGTCCGTACGAACGTGGCCAGCGCATCAACAACCGCCTTACTCTTATGAACAAGGCAACAGCCGACAGTATCATCAGCATGCAAACAGATAATTACAGCATTCATGCTGAAAACATTTTGCCTACCATATTGGCTATGATAAACCGGCCTCAGCTCAATGCTACGCAAAAAGAAGCCTTGAGCTTTGTAAGCAGCTGGGACAAATATTATGATGCAAAGTCAATAGCGGCAAGCGTATTTGACCTGTGGACCAAAAGGATCCAATTTGATATATGGGATGACGAGTTTACCATTGCCGACACCCCCATGCGCTATCCTTCAAGAGACCGAACAGTCCAGCTTATCCTGCATGAACCCAATTCCAAATGGATTGACAATGTAAATACCCCACAGAAAGAAACACTTAGTGATTTGGTAAACGAAGCTTTTAAATACAGTTGTGATAGTCTGGAAAGGAAATATGGACCAATTGGAAAATCATGGGAATGGGCAAATTTAAAACACACGCAAATTCAGCACCTGGCCAAAATACCTGGTTTCGGCTCTAAAGTACTCCTTACAGGGGGCGGCAAAATGACCATCAACGCACAAAATGAAGGCAATGGTCCTTCCTGGAGAATGGTGGTTGAGCTAGGAAAAACACCGAAAGGACACGGTGTATTTCCAGGCGGACAGTCTGGCAATCCGGGCAGCCCGTTTTACGACAATATGATTGACAAATGGGCGAGCGGAAAATTGTATGATCTATTTTTCATGCAATCGGCCAACGACGCCTCAGCTAAAATAATTTCTCATTTAAAAATATCAAAAAAATAA
- a CDS encoding TonB-dependent receptor, giving the protein MSKIFTKAIFALLLCASGLAAHAQSVVISGLVTDKLSKQPIPGVGITVKGTTSGTATDANGRYSFSTNQKAPFTLVISFLGYTSVEKEITGSTSGLTTELEPTVILGQEVVISASRTPERILESPVTIERIGASAIKELPGASFYDAITNLKGVEGSTQSLTFKSINTRGFNSNGNNRFNQFVDGMDNQAPGLNFSVGNIIGLSELDVDNVELLPGASSALYGAGGINGTLLMTSKNPFNYPGASFQFKTGVNHVNDDNSSVQQFNQLDVRVAKSWNNRFGMKATFSYLQAKDWFGTDTRNYDRINNTVIAGDRNSDPNYDGLNVYGDEVSQNMRNLVQNSIEPAVRAGILAASGGAFNPKATLDAIVAPGSSYPTYLAAINGLPIPAALKQATSTQYLPFYFGLANPSVLPNQSISRNGYNEIDLVDYNTKSLKASGSFNYKITNTIQAIAQLSWGSGTSVYTGSDRYSLRNFSIGQYKLELKGDDFFIRGYTTQERSGDSYISSVLGVSINEVSSTNSTWFPAYIGNYIGARLQNQPVDAAHNIARTAANQTGRGRFLPGTANFEKTKYQIMNTDISATVINPTDPSKSVYGARFNDKTNLYHYEGMYNFTNILNNALELQVGASSRLYQLRSGGTIFNDLNSPININEYGAFAQMGKKLFKDKFKLTLAGRYDKSTNFEGRFTPRVTGVLTVAENNNIRVSYQTGYRNPTTQNQYIDLSVLGGQTRLIGGLPGSIQKYHLDTNPGVLRSNYIAYLASAAASPTGTGDPSLLVPYTFSSKGLRPESVESYELGYKGLISKKLLIDAYGYYNTYKDFITSVTLFRDGGSFGVPVNAEGNVNSYGGALGLDYLLGKYTLTGNVSYNQIGDLPADYDNDFNTPKIRYNLGLANREIVKNLGFNVQYRWQDKYYWFSSFAVGNVPAFSTFDAQVNLKVPAVNSMIKIGGSNILNKYYVTSFGNPAVGALYYVSYTFNP; this is encoded by the coding sequence ATGAGTAAAATTTTTACCAAAGCGATTTTTGCACTTTTGTTATGTGCTTCCGGACTAGCCGCACATGCACAAAGTGTTGTCATTAGCGGCTTGGTTACCGACAAGCTCTCTAAACAACCAATACCAGGTGTTGGGATCACTGTAAAAGGCACTACAAGTGGCACGGCCACAGATGCAAATGGCAGGTATTCATTTAGTACAAATCAAAAAGCTCCATTTACGCTCGTTATTTCATTTCTGGGGTATACCTCGGTTGAAAAAGAAATTACAGGTAGTACTTCAGGCCTTACAACAGAACTGGAGCCTACCGTTATTCTAGGTCAGGAGGTTGTTATCTCGGCGTCGAGAACACCCGAGCGAATTCTGGAATCGCCTGTAACCATCGAAAGAATAGGAGCCTCTGCCATTAAAGAATTGCCAGGGGCTTCGTTTTATGATGCCATTACCAATTTAAAAGGTGTAGAAGGCAGTACACAAAGTTTAACTTTTAAATCTATCAATACCCGTGGTTTCAACTCTAATGGCAATAACCGATTCAATCAGTTTGTTGATGGGATGGACAATCAGGCCCCAGGTCTGAATTTTTCTGTAGGTAATATCATTGGCCTGTCAGAACTGGATGTGGATAATGTGGAGTTGTTACCTGGCGCTTCTTCAGCCTTATATGGTGCCGGTGGTATTAATGGTACCTTATTAATGACCTCTAAAAATCCGTTTAATTATCCGGGAGCCAGTTTTCAGTTTAAAACAGGGGTAAATCATGTAAACGACGATAATTCATCAGTACAACAATTTAATCAATTGGATGTGCGGGTAGCCAAATCCTGGAATAACCGGTTTGGAATGAAAGCCACTTTCTCCTATTTACAGGCAAAAGATTGGTTTGGTACCGATACCAGAAATTATGACCGGATCAATAATACTGTGATAGCTGGCGACAGAAATTCAGATCCAAATTACGACGGCTTAAACGTTTATGGGGATGAAGTGAGCCAAAACATGCGTAATCTGGTGCAAAATAGTATTGAACCAGCAGTTCGCGCCGGAATTTTAGCCGCTTCTGGTGGAGCTTTTAATCCAAAAGCGACACTGGATGCAATTGTGGCGCCGGGTTCAAGTTATCCAACTTATCTGGCCGCCATCAATGGACTGCCAATTCCTGCAGCACTAAAACAAGCCACATCCACACAATACCTTCCTTTTTATTTCGGATTGGCAAATCCTTCCGTATTGCCAAATCAGTCTATTTCCAGAAATGGATACAATGAGATAGATCTGGTTGATTACAATACAAAATCTTTAAAAGCATCAGGTTCATTTAACTACAAAATAACCAATACCATCCAGGCTATTGCTCAGTTAAGCTGGGGTAGCGGGACCTCCGTTTACACCGGTTCGGATCGTTATTCTCTGCGAAATTTTAGCATAGGCCAATATAAACTCGAATTGAAGGGAGATGATTTCTTTATCCGGGGATATACTACACAGGAACGATCGGGTGATTCTTACATCTCTTCCGTTTTGGGGGTTTCGATCAACGAAGTTTCCAGTACAAACAGTACATGGTTTCCTGCCTATATCGGTAATTACATTGGTGCCAGACTTCAGAATCAGCCGGTTGATGCAGCACACAATATCGCCAGGACAGCTGCCAATCAAACCGGACGTGGTCGTTTTTTGCCTGGGACAGCGAATTTTGAAAAAACAAAGTATCAGATCATGAACACTGATATCAGTGCTACGGTAATTAATCCTACCGATCCATCTAAAAGTGTGTATGGAGCACGGTTTAATGATAAAACCAACCTTTATCATTATGAAGGAATGTACAATTTTACCAATATCCTAAATAATGCATTGGAACTGCAGGTCGGAGCGTCATCAAGATTATACCAGCTCCGTTCGGGTGGAACTATTTTTAATGACCTCAATTCTCCTATAAATATCAATGAGTATGGTGCTTTTGCACAAATGGGTAAGAAGTTATTCAAAGATAAATTTAAACTGACCCTTGCGGGACGCTACGATAAGAGTACAAATTTTGAGGGCAGATTTACACCAAGGGTAACTGGTGTGTTAACCGTGGCCGAAAACAATAATATTCGCGTTTCGTACCAAACGGGCTACCGCAATCCTACTACACAAAACCAGTATATTGATCTTTCTGTGTTGGGCGGACAAACCAGGCTAATAGGTGGCTTACCCGGAAGTATTCAAAAATATCATCTGGATACCAATCCAGGAGTTTTAAGAAGCAATTATATCGCTTACCTGGCATCAGCTGCAGCAAGTCCTACAGGTACTGGTGACCCAAGTTTATTAGTGCCCTATACCTTTAGCTCCAAAGGACTACGTCCGGAAAGTGTGGAATCTTATGAATTGGGGTATAAAGGTTTGATCAGTAAAAAATTATTAATAGATGCCTACGGCTATTACAATACCTATAAAGATTTTATTACATCCGTTACATTGTTTAGAGATGGAGGTAGTTTTGGTGTGCCGGTAAATGCAGAAGGTAATGTAAATAGTTACGGGGGAGCATTAGGATTAGATTACCTGTTGGGTAAATATACGTTAACAGGAAATGTTTCTTATAATCAGATCGGTGATCTGCCAGCTGATTATGATAATGATTTCAATACGCCTAAAATTAGGTATAATCTGGGACTGGCCAATAGAGAAATCGTTAAAAACCTTGGATTTAATGTGCAGTATCGCTGGCAGGATAAATATTATTGGTTCTCGTCATTTGCTGTAGGTAATGTTCCTGCATTTTCTACGTTTGATGCACAGGTTAACTTAAAAGTACCCGCTGTAAATTCAATGATTAAAATAGGGGGCTCAAATATCCTGAATAAGTATTATGTAACTTCATTTGGTAACCCTGCTGTAGGGGCGCTTTATTACGTGTCGTATACCTTTAATCCATAA